The uncultured Desulfatiglans sp. DNA window GCCCCGGTTGAGGATCAGGGCAAAAAGCCAGTATGCGGGGTATCCCCGGTCGAGAAGAAGAAGGTCGCCTTCACCGGTATTGTGCACATGTTTAGCGGCTAATGAGCGTTCACCTTCCCCTTTAGGAACCATGAGTGCATGAACGGTGATGCGGTTCAAGACGTCGTAGAGCAACGAAACCCTGGCCAAAGGGCACGTTTTCCGGGTTTTGGCGGGATGCCAAACGCCAAAGAACTTTCTGGTCTCATCGTTGTCAGGGACACGCAAGGTAGATCCGTCGACAGCCAGTAGACGAAATCCCATCCAGCGCCGAACAGGGAAGGACTGATAAAAGAAGGAGAGCAGTCTCTGATTCAGATCAACAAAAGCCTCGAAAGAAATCTTGCGTCTGGCTCGACAGAACGCGCTAGCGGTAACCTTTCTTTCGGAGCGATCGGAAGACGGAAAAAGTTGAAAGAACCCGTCAAGTTCCTTTTGTAAGGAGCAGCGGACGAAATTCATGAGGAAAAGTATTACGGTGCTGAAGGGGAGTTTACGATTGCGAGAAAAATATTTTTCACACAGACGATGTCGGTGAAAAAAATCAGGAGAGTCAAGATATTTATTGAGAAATCCGACAAGTTTGGCACAAATTCTGGAAAGCACCTTCTGTGCCAACCGTAGTGTTTTCATCTAATTTTTCTGTAAACATATGTCGCCTCCTTGAAAAGTAATATACGGCCCGTTTTCTACTGAAGGCATAATAGCATAACTCATTATATTTACAAGTAAGAATATGAGCAGCGTTCTCTTAAGTCAATGACATTGATTATATACTCAACAAACGGTAAAACAAATAATAAGGGGGGAAATCCATGGAACAAGCTTCGAATGAGAACTCCAAAAATGTAGAAGAAAGTCTCACAGACGCTCCTGAAAAAACTATAAAGCAAACATTGATTAATAAATACAGGGAAGATTATAAAAATGCTTTACTAGCCATTGATAATGATGTGAAAGATTTAATCAAGCAAGGTCGCGAAATGAAGGGGTTAATGTTATTAGCGCAAAACATGCAAACTATAATGAATATCCATGAATCACTTACGCAGTTTTATGTAGTTATTTTTAATAATCAGCAAATTCTTAAAAGATTCAAGTCAGAACGGTTAAAGCAGCTAGGGCACGAATTAGAGCCGATTTATGAACTTATAAAGGATGTTGATTTTGGGTATGGCGAAGATTCGGAAATCAAGGAAAAGACCTTGGTGCGAACTTTTAGAAAAATGGGGATAACAAAAAGCCACTGGCTAATAAAAGATAGAATTTTATTAGAAATCGAATATATGCTCGATACACTTGAAATACTCGTTGAACCTGAATTTATCCCTTTGGAAGAAGATATTAATGATTCAAATAGTTCAGAGGCAATTGACAGATATATCCCGCCAGCCATTAAACTTGCTGTCTGGCGTAGAGATCAGGGGAAATGCGCTCACTGTGGATCAAAAGAGAAGCTTGAATATGACCATATTATTCCAATTTCAAAGGGCGGTTCAAATACTGAAAGGAATGTGCAACTTTTATGTGAAAAATGTAATCGGGAAAAAGCAGCCAAGATTGTTTGAATTCCACAACAATGCACTTAGACCTTCAATAATAAATGAGAGCGAGAGGAAGCTTCGAAGGATTTTGGTGATGTGTCGCCGAGCAAAGAGGACCACGAAAAACCGCCCATATCATATCAAAATGACCAAAGGTTTGTACTACAACCTACACCCTTATCCGCTGCCATATGAATGAACAAACCGTCGGCGAGCGATGCGGGGATACAGTAATTTACCGCATGGCGTGTCTCATTTTCATTGACACATTCCGCATGGCGGAGTTTCAGCGGCACGACATAGAAACGGAGGATACTCCACATGTGCTCGATCAGAAGGATGGACTCGTTTGAAGATTACAGATGTATAAACTGCTTTCCAGCCACTAAAAATAACCGTTCGATGTTATTAAGAAAAATTCAGAAGCTGAAAGAATGCAGCTAGACCCACAAACTAAAAGCAACCATGATATTCTAGAAGTCCTTAAAGAATCTCCGCGTCCTCTGGGATTTCGCCAAATCAAATCCAGGCTGCGCCGATCGGGACCAATTCCTGAATATTTGGTTTTAAGAGAGCTGCGTGACCTGCTTCACCAAGGTGATGTGGAGTTTCGCAATGGAGCCTGGACCGTGGCAGGAGCACCTGTCAAGGGGGCCTATCCACATTCATTTTCCTTGCCCGCTCTCTCCCGGGAAACCCACAAAGAGCTTTGGGCGGATATCCCCTGGAGCGCTCCCGGTGTAGGAGAAGGCCCTTCTCCGCACACGGCTGGCGGGCGCTGGGGGCTGTTTCGCCGGCTTATGAGCTACTACATCCAGTGTGTTCGCAACGAGGAAGGAGCAGATGCCTCTGCCTTTTTGAATCGGTTGGGCCAGACTTTCATATACCTGCGCCGATTAGGCTTCTGGCAGCCTTGTCCTGGCGTGAGGTGGCAAATGACTCAACCGATAGGGCCTCACATGTCGGAGTTCTTGAAGGCTCTGCCCGCATCAACTGATGATAGCCACGTTGTTATAGGTTACCCACTGGCTGGACATTGCAAACAGGGTGAGGACGGTCTTTTCACAAGCATCGTCCGGCCAGTCTTTTACTACCCCGTACAGGCGGAGATAGTCGGACAGGGATTGCGGCTGACCATTGAAACCCCTGTTCCAGAGGTGAATCTCAGCTGGCTGGAGTATTCATTTTCGAAAAATGCTGAACGGCAGCGAAACTTCCTTTCAGCATGCGGGTTTATGCGGGTCCAGGCGGACGATGAAGCCCCGCCCGCGCGCGAGGTGGGCGAAGTCGCCCCGAGTCTGGAGACGCTCACCACCGCCCTCTCTTCATTTTTGCCTGAGAAAACCCGGGAAGTACTGCATTTGTCCGATGTGCCGGGCGATGCATTGAGAGAACCTTTTGAAAGCGGTATATACAACCGAGCTGTGGTCATGCTTGCCAAGCGCACCCGATATAGCAAAGGGCTGCTGCAGGAATTGGCGGCTATTGCCAAGGCGCCGGACTCAGACTTGGACAGAACGGCTCTGGCCCACATCTTTACTGAAAAGGAGACGTCCGGAGAAGATGACCGTGAAAGCACCCTTGGAGAAGGTATGGCGGCGGAAGTGTTTGCCTTCAACGCGGCCCAGCGTCGAGCTGTGGAAGCAATGCTTTCCCACAGCCTCTCGGTGGTTACTGGCCCCCCTGGTACGGGCAAAAGCCAGGTGGTGGCCGGGACAGCGGCCAACGAACGGCTCCAGGGAAATTCTGTGCTCATCTCCAGCCGCAACCATAAAGCCATTGATGCCGTGGTTAACAAGCTTGTCGGTCCC harbors:
- a CDS encoding hypothetical protein (Evidence 5 : Unknown function), with the translated sequence MEQASNENSKNVEESLTDAPEKTIKQTLINKYREDYKNALLAIDNDVKDLIKQGREMKGLMLLAQNMQTIMNIHESLTQFYVVIFNNQQILKRFKSERLKQLGHELEPIYELIKDVDFGYGEDSEIKEKTLVRTFRKMGITKSHWLIKDRILLEIEYMLDTLEILVEPEFIPLEEDINDSNSSEAIDRYIPPAIKLAVWRRDQGKCAHCGSKEKLEYDHIIPISKGGSNTERNVQLLCEKCNREKAAKIV
- a CDS encoding transposase — its product is MKTLRLAQKVLSRICAKLVGFLNKYLDSPDFFHRHRLCEKYFSRNRKLPFSTVILFLMNFVRCSLQKELDGFFQLFPSSDRSERKVTASAFCRARRKISFEAFVDLNQRLLSFFYQSFPVRRWMGFRLLAVDGSTLRVPDNDETRKFFGVWHPAKTRKTCPLARVSLLYDVLNRITVHALMVPKGEGERSLAAKHVHNTGEGDLLLLDRGYPAYWLFALILNRGSQFLCRMKKDSDLVKEFLLSGKREAIVTLKPSLAAIKFCQEKSLSTNALKVRVLRFTLKNRVKVVLLTSLLDKRQFPLAELKELYTKRWSVETAYSHLKCRIEMENFSGKSPLAVLQDFHARVLTANLTAMIVHPVQDLIEEQAKNHPERLRYQVNFTYALSSMKSNVVLLFARRHITKILRSLLSLLGKSLSIIRPGRKNPRKRGPKLKIAAMAYKPIA
- a CDS encoding hypothetical protein (Evidence 5 : Unknown function) gives rise to the protein MWSILRFYVVPLKLRHAECVNENETRHAVNYCIPASLADGLFIHMAADKGVGCSTNLWSF